A window of Sulfobacillus thermosulfidooxidans contains these coding sequences:
- a CDS encoding restriction endonuclease produces the protein MRNDAVMARGLVRNLGYFEEMQRLRRQLLDQYWPKIEPVVTRLLEKQRTPLTQVQIEAVSALIAETFHLAKVDRIYLDMLIKRLEARVLGYGPASDRGEDIGRYITISDCELMTPLQFCRVIRHLFAKFGYQGACVKDTWLELHHSSDPSQRILAYLEVKNRIVHEADMHELISLKKQQSVERALYITVGTYGSEIWELATHQGIELWDGHQLAALLDRVRLPAGAMLD, from the coding sequence ATGCGCAATGATGCTGTCATGGCGAGGGGATTGGTGAGGAACTTGGGATACTTTGAAGAAATGCAGCGGTTGCGCCGTCAATTACTCGATCAATACTGGCCCAAAATCGAACCGGTTGTGACCCGGTTGTTGGAAAAGCAACGAACCCCTTTAACCCAAGTTCAAATTGAGGCGGTTAGTGCACTGATTGCCGAGACTTTTCATTTAGCCAAAGTGGACCGTATTTATCTTGATATGCTGATTAAACGACTCGAAGCACGCGTGTTAGGTTATGGGCCGGCATCGGATCGTGGAGAGGATATTGGACGGTATATTACCATTAGCGATTGTGAGCTCATGACGCCCTTGCAGTTTTGTCGTGTGATTCGGCATTTATTTGCGAAATTCGGTTATCAAGGAGCGTGCGTGAAAGATACATGGCTCGAACTGCATCATTCTTCTGATCCATCTCAGCGGATTTTGGCGTATTTAGAGGTCAAAAATCGTATTGTTCACGAAGCTGATATGCATGAATTGATATCGCTGAAAAAGCAACAATCTGTGGAGCGCGCCCTGTATATCACGGTTGGCACCTATGGCAGCGAAATCTGGGAGTTGGCTACACACCAGGGTATCGAACTGTGGGATGGACACCAGCTAGCAGCTTTGCTAGACCGCGTT
- a CDS encoding pyridoxamine 5'-phosphate oxidase family protein — MGKIFDKLLPEHEAFISRQPIFFVATAPLTAQGHVNLSPKGYDVFRIFSPTQVGYLDLTGSGNETAAHILENGRITFMFMAIEGPPQILRLYGRGYSVRPTDLKWEELSTSFPTHYPGIRQIIMATIHQVSTSCGYGVPYLSYQGDRDTLSRWAQAKGPDGIIHYQQTKNRHSLDGIPTNICQE, encoded by the coding sequence ATGGGAAAAATTTTTGATAAACTCCTACCGGAGCATGAAGCCTTCATTTCCCGGCAACCGATTTTCTTTGTGGCCACAGCTCCTCTCACTGCACAAGGCCATGTCAATCTCTCCCCCAAAGGCTATGATGTGTTCCGGATTTTTTCTCCCACACAAGTGGGATATCTTGACCTCACGGGAAGCGGCAATGAAACCGCCGCCCATATTTTAGAAAACGGACGCATTACCTTCATGTTTATGGCGATTGAAGGTCCCCCTCAAATCCTCCGGCTGTATGGAAGAGGATATTCCGTCCGTCCCACTGATTTAAAGTGGGAGGAACTTTCTACATCCTTTCCCACTCACTATCCCGGAATCCGTCAAATTATTATGGCAACCATCCACCAGGTGAGTACATCTTGCGGTTATGGCGTGCCCTATTTATCTTATCAAGGTGACCGGGATACCCTCTCACGGTGGGCCCAGGCCAAAGGACCAGACGGCATTATCCACTATCAGCAAACTAAAAATCGGCACAGTTTAGACGGGATTCCCACGAATATTTGCCAGGAATAA
- a CDS encoding NUDIX domain-containing protein — translation MKSEDQRLTPARIGQILEALALDGQHYADNVYDQARYARIHKLARILGGLPDDAPLLSDITPVTPKVGVDGAVIQGDAILLIQRKDTEKWALPGGAVEVGERPSSAVIREVEEETGIHMKPDNVVGVFDNWMDRRVLSHHLYHIVIRGHKIGGTIKPQPEEILLADWFTMDQLPPADAFHPGHYERVLKALRGIIGYVD, via the coding sequence GTGAAAAGTGAAGATCAGAGACTCACACCCGCTCGAATTGGCCAAATTCTTGAAGCGTTGGCGTTGGACGGACAACATTATGCCGACAATGTTTATGATCAAGCACGTTATGCCCGAATTCATAAATTAGCCCGCATATTGGGAGGATTACCGGACGATGCTCCGTTATTAAGTGATATCACGCCGGTCACTCCCAAAGTTGGTGTGGATGGGGCGGTCATTCAGGGCGATGCGATTTTGTTAATCCAGCGCAAAGATACAGAAAAGTGGGCATTGCCCGGAGGTGCGGTTGAGGTTGGCGAACGTCCTAGTTCCGCCGTGATTCGGGAAGTTGAAGAAGAAACCGGCATTCATATGAAGCCTGATAATGTGGTTGGAGTTTTTGACAATTGGATGGACCGCCGGGTTCTATCGCATCATTTATATCATATCGTCATTCGCGGCCACAAAATTGGTGGGACGATTAAACCCCAACCTGAAGAAATTCTTCTGGCAGACTGGTTTACGATGGATCAATTGCCGCCTGCAGATGCCTTTCACCCCGGGCATTATGAACGGGTTCTCAAGGCGTTGCGCGGCATTATTGGCTATGTCGATTAA
- a CDS encoding LysM peptidoglycan-binding domain-containing protein, producing MNLLRSKKVAASIAVGLLSVPAAISMLTVSASSTVTLASANTSAAPKFLSARYYTVQPGDTLSGIAYRFHTSVATLVALNHISNPNAIYVGQVLRISNAASSTALGSGTTSASLTFDTAHSTTYTVQPGDTLGGIAARFGVTVAELVAWNHIANPNLIAVGQVLVIGTTSGSTSSSASPASSPASSSSTTYTVQAGDTLGLIAQKFGISWQTLASYNHLANPNVLYVGEVLQIPGNGQASSSATVQLPAQNASVSFGQAIVNTAEHLLGIPYVWGGTTPATGFDCSGLVYYVFRQNGVPMPRTSWAQYSYVTKIAKSQLQPGDLVFFSTDGPGASHVGIYIGADPALGYSQAFIEAPEPGQTVRISNLNSPYYLDHYYGAGTVNP from the coding sequence TTGAATCTTTTACGGTCAAAAAAAGTCGCTGCGAGCATTGCAGTAGGCTTATTGTCTGTGCCTGCGGCCATTAGTATGTTAACTGTGTCGGCATCATCTACTGTGACACTCGCATCTGCCAACACCAGTGCCGCCCCGAAATTTTTATCCGCGCGTTATTACACCGTGCAACCTGGGGACACATTAAGTGGTATTGCATATCGGTTCCATACTTCCGTTGCGACATTAGTCGCCTTAAATCACATTAGTAATCCTAATGCGATTTATGTCGGACAAGTCCTGCGCATTAGCAATGCAGCGTCCAGCACAGCCTTAGGTTCGGGAACAACTAGTGCTTCTCTCACTTTTGATACCGCCCATTCGACGACCTATACTGTGCAGCCCGGTGACACCTTAGGCGGTATTGCGGCTCGGTTCGGAGTTACCGTCGCAGAACTCGTGGCATGGAATCATATAGCGAACCCGAACCTCATCGCTGTCGGACAAGTTCTCGTGATTGGTACAACATCTGGTTCGACAAGTTCTAGCGCTAGTCCCGCATCTTCTCCTGCCAGTTCTTCCTCTACAACATATACGGTTCAGGCCGGCGATACCTTGGGATTAATTGCCCAAAAATTCGGAATTTCATGGCAGACTTTGGCTTCCTATAATCACTTGGCGAACCCAAATGTGTTATATGTTGGCGAAGTCCTCCAAATCCCCGGTAATGGACAAGCCTCATCGAGCGCCACGGTTCAATTGCCTGCTCAAAATGCGTCGGTCAGTTTTGGACAGGCTATTGTTAACACCGCGGAACATCTTTTAGGTATTCCATATGTCTGGGGAGGAACGACGCCCGCCACGGGATTTGATTGTTCGGGATTGGTCTATTATGTTTTCCGGCAAAACGGTGTGCCCATGCCGCGCACGAGCTGGGCTCAGTACTCTTATGTGACCAAAATCGCCAAATCGCAGTTGCAACCCGGAGATCTCGTGTTCTTTAGCACAGATGGTCCCGGTGCATCCCATGTTGGCATTTATATTGGAGCCGATCCGGCCTTAGGCTATTCTCAGGCCTTTATCGAAGCTCCAGAACCAGGCCAAACGGTGCGCATATCAAACCTCAATAGTCCCTATTATCTGGATCACTATTATGGCGCAGGCACTGTAAACCCGTAA
- a CDS encoding DUF3147 family protein, whose product MDLLLKFLMGGFAVSFATWLTKKVGGKAGGFLAGFPAVFTSALIVGALAHNGPHLDRILRQMAMGGGVSLIAGMAVTLVAPYVFKHQRFHWAFGSLLLFWGTIAGLTVAVMQSL is encoded by the coding sequence ATGGATCTTCTATTGAAGTTCTTAATGGGTGGTTTCGCGGTTTCATTTGCAACGTGGCTTACGAAAAAAGTAGGTGGTAAAGCTGGAGGATTTTTGGCGGGATTTCCGGCCGTGTTTACATCGGCTTTGATTGTGGGAGCTCTGGCCCATAACGGACCGCATTTAGATCGTATTCTCCGCCAAATGGCGATGGGCGGGGGCGTGTCGTTGATTGCCGGAATGGCTGTCACCTTAGTTGCTCCATATGTTTTCAAGCATCAGCGTTTTCATTGGGCTTTTGGATCGCTGCTATTGTTTTGGGGAACCATCGCCGGTTTAACGGTTGCGGTGATGCAATCACTTTAA
- a CDS encoding LysR family transcriptional regulator yields the protein MSRKTRQLPMELKQLEYFVAVADHKSITKGAASLYVSQPTISQQIKLLEEELGHPLFIRHAQGVELTDDGATLLRYALRVLQNVDDAKAEIQGASSAHGTIAMGVLPTLTRSILPTVIRQYQRMHKDIQFAVTEGSSQRLLKSITAGDLHLALVDLPLSDPLLAVETLWTEELILITPHAMPLPPGPLSLEQVRHLPFITMEPGYGLRDALFRMAQARGFNPHIVHELTSIGAIIGFVEHGFGISVVPERTVELEIQSRRIGFVRLAESNTRDIGMIWRAHRRLPDPVQTFLAFLRSYGWQSK from the coding sequence ATGTCTAGGAAAACGAGGCAATTGCCGATGGAACTTAAACAACTCGAGTATTTTGTAGCTGTCGCGGATCATAAAAGCATCACGAAGGGTGCGGCCAGTCTATATGTGTCCCAACCCACCATTAGTCAACAAATCAAGTTATTGGAAGAAGAATTGGGCCACCCTTTATTTATCCGCCATGCTCAAGGCGTCGAACTCACCGATGATGGGGCCACGCTGCTTCGCTATGCTCTTCGCGTGTTACAAAATGTTGATGACGCCAAAGCCGAAATTCAAGGAGCCTCTTCCGCTCATGGAACCATTGCAATGGGCGTGTTACCCACTCTCACCCGTTCCATTCTTCCCACTGTAATTCGTCAATATCAACGAATGCATAAAGACATCCAATTTGCAGTAACAGAAGGCAGCTCTCAACGCCTGTTAAAATCCATTACAGCGGGTGATCTTCATCTCGCTTTAGTCGATTTACCTTTAAGCGATCCTCTCTTGGCTGTTGAAACCCTGTGGACAGAAGAGCTGATTCTTATTACGCCCCACGCGATGCCTTTGCCGCCAGGCCCCTTGTCATTAGAACAGGTCCGTCACCTGCCTTTCATTACAATGGAACCGGGTTATGGACTTCGTGATGCGTTGTTTCGCATGGCCCAAGCCCGTGGTTTTAATCCCCACATCGTTCATGAACTCACGAGCATTGGCGCCATTATTGGTTTTGTGGAACACGGTTTTGGGATTAGTGTGGTACCTGAACGTACAGTGGAATTAGAAATTCAATCCCGCCGCATTGGCTTTGTGCGCCTAGCAGAAAGCAATACGCGAGACATTGGTATGATTTGGCGCGCGCATAGACGCCTACCTGATCCCGTGCAAACGTTTTTGGCATTTCTTCGCAGCTATGGATGGCAATCTAAGTAA
- a CDS encoding D-alanyl-D-alanine carboxypeptidase family protein: MAKWTYLAGIGVVVVGALGIQIGRPVGAATLTSTLTPPHMATALQMDWPGGPESYLALSPGGKVGAAGPNQPIPVGSVTKMMTAYLLLQKYPLGLYSQGPSVTVTAHDVHEYQQDILSQQSVAKVVQGEKLSERDILEGLLVASGNNIAHIAADWVSGSSQAFTQLMNQEAKKLGLHHTHFVGPSGLNPGNVSTPRDETIIAEKAMQIPVFRQIVAMPQISWPDSNRPIENFNYVVGHDGITGVKTGSTLAAGGCFVFSAPRTIGSHSVTIYGAVLGQQGTKQLPQLQSALNDGVSLINQLTAQLKPVSLVQKGQVVGEIHAPWTHSVALVANQSVSTVMWPGEHVQERIHWTGGETGSLSITAGSQHWSVPLTLSAPLSQPSLMYRLTRGL; the protein is encoded by the coding sequence GTGGCAAAATGGACATATTTGGCGGGGATTGGTGTTGTCGTGGTTGGGGCATTAGGGATACAAATTGGTCGACCCGTGGGGGCCGCCACCTTGACGTCAACGCTCACACCCCCACATATGGCGACAGCATTGCAGATGGACTGGCCAGGTGGTCCGGAGTCATATTTAGCTCTTAGCCCTGGTGGCAAAGTGGGCGCTGCCGGCCCAAATCAGCCGATTCCTGTTGGCAGTGTGACCAAAATGATGACGGCTTATTTATTGTTACAAAAATATCCATTGGGACTCTATAGCCAAGGACCATCGGTGACTGTTACCGCCCACGATGTTCACGAATACCAACAAGATATTTTAAGCCAGCAATCCGTGGCTAAGGTGGTACAAGGCGAAAAATTGTCGGAACGCGATATTCTTGAAGGTCTGCTTGTGGCATCTGGCAACAATATCGCCCATATTGCGGCCGACTGGGTATCTGGCTCTTCCCAGGCTTTTACCCAGCTTATGAATCAAGAAGCTAAGAAGCTTGGTTTGCATCATACTCATTTTGTCGGGCCGAGTGGGTTAAATCCTGGAAATGTCAGCACTCCCCGGGATGAAACGATTATCGCCGAAAAAGCCATGCAAATTCCCGTGTTTCGACAAATTGTGGCCATGCCGCAAATTTCCTGGCCTGATAGCAACCGTCCCATCGAAAACTTTAACTATGTCGTGGGCCATGATGGAATAACGGGAGTTAAAACCGGTTCCACCTTAGCAGCTGGCGGCTGTTTTGTTTTTTCAGCACCAAGGACCATTGGCTCCCATAGCGTGACGATATATGGAGCGGTGTTGGGACAACAAGGAACAAAGCAGCTACCTCAGTTACAATCGGCCCTCAATGATGGAGTCAGTTTAATCAATCAATTAACTGCGCAATTGAAACCGGTCTCATTAGTGCAAAAAGGTCAAGTGGTAGGGGAAATTCATGCACCGTGGACCCATTCGGTCGCCTTGGTCGCGAATCAATCGGTATCGACTGTGATGTGGCCGGGTGAACATGTGCAAGAACGTATTCATTGGACTGGGGGAGAAACAGGGTCATTGTCGATTACTGCAGGTTCTCAACATTGGTCTGTTCCTCTCACGCTGTCAGCACCTTTGTCCCAACCCAGCTTGATGTACCGCTTAACGCGGGGCCTTTAG
- a CDS encoding DUF3147 family protein: protein MVSIIRFVVGGLIVVSVSLVTRAAPFLSGILSGFPAVFLTSLVFIYLSSGHQGVRAYTTTAIWGMIATFFAVAGTVLATYGHLPWPVVIVMGLVVYAVFVGAAIVLTTKRQIPTV from the coding sequence ATGGTGTCAATCATTCGTTTTGTTGTTGGGGGATTGATTGTTGTTTCGGTCAGTCTTGTAACCCGGGCCGCTCCGTTTCTTTCCGGAATTTTATCCGGATTTCCAGCAGTATTTCTCACCTCTTTGGTTTTTATTTATTTATCTTCAGGTCATCAAGGAGTGCGAGCTTACACTACTACGGCCATTTGGGGCATGATCGCCACGTTTTTTGCTGTAGCGGGAACAGTTTTAGCCACTTACGGTCACTTACCATGGCCTGTTGTTATCGTCATGGGACTTGTCGTGTATGCCGTATTTGTGGGCGCGGCCATTGTGCTGACCACGAAAAGACAGATTCCCACAGTCTAA
- a CDS encoding LCP family protein: MESRRRKSRKRRKVWPYLVGIGVLALAASTTVYGMFIEHPAHALATAHVSSKNAHYTAYPFTHRVTFLLLGSSLETANHHDITAKDARNRTDTMILVSINPATKQVGVLSIPRDSRVEVPPVGKTKIAEASFFGGIRETVAVVENTFHIPVDYYAYLNLFQFAKIINDMGGLTVDVPQNEVYQPGGPLGIDLKKGVHHLNGQQVLEFVRFRNTSQGDIGRIQQQQQVLRDMAAQLLKPQEIPRWPLLAHDLISALSYTNLSTGQLLSLGLFARSISLSSVRFATIPGYATTHVDPYMHIPLSYWHWSRHLTPLLIQNVLLGDNLTSQQKHSLVFQVESGTSSLRPAEQLAQKLQQQGYTVLPVGWANHHNHHRSVLINTTGDRYLGNQIAGMLGACQQEFTAYHTTPWDFKIVVGSDYSPSKDL, from the coding sequence ATGGAGTCACGTCGCCGCAAGTCGCGAAAACGTCGAAAGGTCTGGCCGTATCTGGTGGGGATCGGTGTATTGGCCCTGGCAGCATCTACTACCGTGTACGGGATGTTTATCGAACATCCGGCGCATGCCTTAGCCACGGCTCATGTGTCTTCAAAAAATGCCCATTATACTGCGTATCCGTTTACACACCGGGTTACATTTTTGTTGCTGGGGAGTTCTTTGGAAACGGCGAATCACCATGATATTACCGCCAAGGATGCGCGTAACCGCACTGATACCATGATTCTCGTTTCTATTAATCCGGCCACCAAACAGGTAGGGGTTTTATCAATTCCTCGTGATTCCCGTGTTGAAGTGCCTCCGGTCGGCAAGACCAAAATTGCAGAAGCCAGTTTTTTCGGTGGCATTCGGGAAACGGTGGCGGTGGTTGAAAACACCTTTCATATTCCTGTGGACTATTATGCGTATTTAAATTTGTTTCAGTTTGCCAAAATCATCAATGATATGGGCGGGTTGACTGTTGATGTTCCCCAAAACGAAGTCTATCAGCCAGGCGGCCCTCTTGGAATTGATTTGAAAAAAGGTGTCCATCATTTAAACGGTCAGCAAGTGTTGGAGTTTGTCCGTTTTCGAAACACCAGCCAAGGTGATATTGGCCGGATTCAGCAACAACAACAAGTCTTGCGGGACATGGCTGCACAACTTCTAAAACCCCAGGAAATTCCCCGGTGGCCTCTTTTAGCGCATGATTTGATTTCAGCACTCAGTTACACCAATTTATCTACAGGGCAATTATTGTCGTTGGGGTTATTTGCACGGAGCATTTCTCTGTCTTCTGTGCGGTTTGCCACGATTCCCGGTTATGCGACCACACATGTTGATCCCTACATGCATATTCCTTTGAGTTATTGGCATTGGAGCCGGCACCTCACACCGCTTCTAATCCAAAATGTTTTGCTAGGGGACAATCTGACCTCTCAACAAAAACACTCCCTAGTGTTCCAAGTTGAAAGCGGCACGAGCAGCTTAAGGCCTGCAGAGCAATTGGCACAGAAGCTTCAACAACAAGGATACACGGTGTTGCCCGTAGGATGGGCTAATCATCATAACCATCACCGCAGTGTATTAATTAATACCACAGGGGACCGGTATTTAGGCAACCAAATTGCTGGAATGCTGGGAGCCTGTCAACAAGAATTTACAGCTTATCACACTACCCCCTGGGATTTTAAAATTGTGGTGGGATCGGATTATTCTCCATCCAAGGACTTGTAG